GAGACGCTGGCGATGGTCGGCGTGTCGTCGCTGCTCACCGCGGTGCTGGGCCTCCCGCTCGGCCTCCTGCTCGCGGCGACCGCGCGGGGCGGCCTCACGTCGAACGCGCTCGTCAACGGCGTCGTCGGCTTCGTCGCCAACGTCGTGCGGTCGGTGCCGTTCCTCATCCTCATGATCGCGGTCATCCCGTTCACGCGGCTCGTCGTCGGCACGTCGCTCGGCTGGGAGGCGGCCGTCGTCCCGCTGACGATCGGTGCGGTGCCGTTCTTCGCCCGGCTCGTCGAGACCTCGGTGCGCGAGGTCAGCCCTGGCAAGGTCGAGGCCGCGCGGGTCATCGGGGCGACGCGCTCCGGGATCGTCGTGCAGGTGCTCGTCCGCGAGGCTCTCCCGGCGCTCGTCGCGAGCCTCACGGTCACGGTCATCGCGCTCGTCGGGTACTCCGCGATGGCCGGGGTGATCGGCGGCGGCGGGCTCGGCGCGCTCGCCATCTCGTACGGGTACCAGCGCTTCGACCCGCCCGTGATGGTCGCGTGCGTGGTCGTCATCGTGCTCATCGTCGTCGTCGTGCAGGCGGTGGGCGACGCGCTGGCGCGCCGCCTCGACCACCGCTGACCCTCTGCCCCACCCACCCCGCGCGACCGCGGCACCCACCCACCGCCCACCCCCGACCCCACCCGCCCCACGAGGGCCCACGTCCGAGGAGGACACATGAGGAAGACCCTGAGCACCCTCGCGCTCACCACCGCCGCAGCCCTGGTCCTCGCGTCGTGCGGCTCGGGCTCCGAGGAGACGCCGGCGGCCGACGACGTCGCCGAGACCAGCGGCGTCACGACCCTCCAGGTCGGCGCCAGCCCCGTGCCGCACGCCGAGATCCTCGAGTTCGTCGACGAGGAGCTCGCCGAGAACGCGGGTCTCGACCTCGACATCGTGACGTTCGACGACTACGTGCTGCCGAACACCGCGCTGGCGGAGGGCGAGCTCGACGCCAACTACTTCCAGCACCTGCCGTACTTCGAGTCGCAGGTCGAGGAGCAGGGCTACGAGTTCGACCACTTCGAGGGCGTCCACATCGAGCCGCTCGGGATCTACTCGGAGAAGCTCGAGTCGCTCGACGACGTGCCGGACGGCGGCACGGTCGGCATCACGAACGACCCCGGCAACCAGGCGCGTGCGCTCGACCTGCTCGAGGCGAACGACCTCATCACGCTCGAGGACACCGGCGACGCGCTGCCGACGCTGCTCGACGTCGCGGAGAACCCGAAGAACCTCGATCTCATCGAGACGGCGCCCGAGCAGCTCGTCCGTGCGCTCCCGGACGTCGACCTCGCGATCATCAACGGCAACTTCGCGCTCGAGGCGGACCTGAACCCCGCCGAGGACTCGCTCGTGCTGGAGTCCGGCGAGGACAACCCGTACGCCAACTTCCTGGCGTTCCGGTCCGAGGACAAGGACTCCGAGGCGCTCGCGACGCTCGACGAGCTGCTCCACTCGGCGGATGTCAAGGCGTTCATCGAGGAGCGGTGGCCGAACGGCGAGGTCCTGCCCGCGTTCTGACGGGCCGCCCACACCCACGACGAGGCCCCCGGTGCACCTGCACCGGGGGCCTCGTCACGTGGGTCGCGCCGCCGGTCGACGTGGTCCCCCGACCTCGGTCGACCGGCGGCGCGGGTCCTCAGCGGGCGTCCCCCGAGCCGCCGAGGACGTCAGGGGAGGCGTCGAGCAGCTGCAGGCGCGTGACCCGGTCGCGCACGGTCCGCACGTCGTCCGGCTGCGCCGGGGTCGGGACCAGCGAGAGCGCGGTGAACGTCTCGGCCGCCGGGAGCAGCTCGCGCGCGAGGTCGCGCAGGATCTCGGCGGCGGCGGCGATGTCCTCCGGACGCGTCGCCGTCGCGGCCGTGGTGTCCTCCTCGGACGCGAGCCCGACGTAGAGGATGAGGCCGGCGCGTCCTGCGAGCGGTGCGACCGGGTCGGGCGTGGGCCGCGCGGGACTCAACGACGGCGGGAGGTCGGCGGACAGGCTCATGGGGTGTCTCCGGGGTGCGTGGCAGCAGCGTGCGTGGGTGCCGAGGCGGCGGGTCGGGCGGTCCGGGTGGTCAGGACCAGCGACACGTCGCTGCGTGTACCGCATACGTCGCACGGCGCACCGGACAGGTGCGGGCGGCGCGGTGCGGGGAGATCACGGTCGAAGCCTCACACGCGCGCCGCGGCGCGGCCAACCGTTATGCGCGATGGTCTCAGCCGGTGAGAAGCGGCGAGGGCCGCGTGAGACGGTCCGGGCAGACGTCCGGCCGGTACCGACGCGCGTGCGCGGGGTGCCGGGCCGGACGGGAGCAGCGCGGTCAGACGACGCCGTACAGCCGGTCCCCCGCGTCGCCGAGCCCCGGGACGATGTACGCCTTCTCGTTGAGCCGCTCGTCGACGGCCGCGACGACGACCTTGACGTCGACCCGGTCGCCGACGGCGTCCTCGACGACCTTGAGGCCCTCGGGCGCGGCGAGCAGGCACACCGCGGTGACGTCGCGGGCACCCAGCGCGAACAGGTAGTCGATCGCCGCGACGAGGGTGCCGCCGGTCGCGAGCATCGGGTCGAGCAGGAAGCACTGACGACCCGACAGGTCGTCGGGCAGGCGGTTCGCGTACGTGATCGCCTCGAGCGTCGTCTCGTCGCGCTGCATCCCGAGGAAGCCGACCTCGGCCGTCGGGAGCAGGCGCGTCATGCCCTCGAGCATCCCGAGGCCCGCACGCAGGATCGGCACGACGAGCGGGCGCGGGTCGGCGAGCTTGGTGCCCGTGGTCCGCGCGACCGGGGTCTCGATCTCGTGGGGCTCGACGTGCACCTCCCGCGTGGCCTCGTAGGCCAGGAGGGTCACGAGCTCGTCGACGAGGAGGCGGAACGTGGGGGAGGCCGTGTCCTTGTCCCGCAGCACCGTCAGCTTGTGGGCGACGAGCGGGTGGTCGGCGACGTGCAGGCGCATGGGGCCAACCTACCGTCCGTCCACACTCCGGGACGGCAGGTGCGGGCGGGGGCCCGCGTGGGACGACGCGCGGGGTGCCCCTCGCGGGCTCGCGCGCGGTGGCTCGGGGGTCGTCGTCCGGCGCGGGCGTCGGCCGGCCTGCGCCAGGATGGGCGCATGACCGGGACGGCCGACGACGCGCGGCACATGGGGCTCGCGCTCGACGAGGCGCAGGCGGCGCTCGCGACCGGGGACGTGCCCGTCGGCGCGGTCGTCGTCGGGCCGGACGGCACGGTCGTCGGGACCGGCCGCAACGCGCGCGA
The Cellulomonas sp. NS3 DNA segment above includes these coding regions:
- a CDS encoding methionine ABC transporter permease, which translates into the protein MSFLDDLVTSPVIQEKLPEATFETLAMVGVSSLLTAVLGLPLGLLLAATARGGLTSNALVNGVVGFVANVVRSVPFLILMIAVIPFTRLVVGTSLGWEAAVVPLTIGAVPFFARLVETSVREVSPGKVEAARVIGATRSGIVVQVLVREALPALVASLTVTVIALVGYSAMAGVIGGGGLGALAISYGYQRFDPPVMVACVVVIVLIVVVVQAVGDALARRLDHR
- a CDS encoding MetQ/NlpA family ABC transporter substrate-binding protein: MRKTLSTLALTTAAALVLASCGSGSEETPAADDVAETSGVTTLQVGASPVPHAEILEFVDEELAENAGLDLDIVTFDDYVLPNTALAEGELDANYFQHLPYFESQVEEQGYEFDHFEGVHIEPLGIYSEKLESLDDVPDGGTVGITNDPGNQARALDLLEANDLITLEDTGDALPTLLDVAENPKNLDLIETAPEQLVRALPDVDLAIINGNFALEADLNPAEDSLVLESGEDNPYANFLAFRSEDKDSEALATLDELLHSADVKAFIEERWPNGEVLPAF
- the upp gene encoding uracil phosphoribosyltransferase, whose amino-acid sequence is MRLHVADHPLVAHKLTVLRDKDTASPTFRLLVDELVTLLAYEATREVHVEPHEIETPVARTTGTKLADPRPLVVPILRAGLGMLEGMTRLLPTAEVGFLGMQRDETTLEAITYANRLPDDLSGRQCFLLDPMLATGGTLVAAIDYLFALGARDVTAVCLLAAPEGLKVVEDAVGDRVDVKVVVAAVDERLNEKAYIVPGLGDAGDRLYGVV